In Leptolyngbya sp. O-77, the genomic window AGCGGCTCGACCAGATCCAGGCGCAGCTTGAGCAAATTCAGGCGCAGCTTGACTTGCCCGAAGACCTGCCCGACCCGCAGACCGAGACCGAATGGCAGCAGCGCATCCAGGCGACCTGGGGCACAGTGGGCGATTATGAGCAATACAGCGCTAGCCATCGTGAAGCCAACGCCGAAACGCCCCTATTTCACGCGCCCGACTGGGTGGCGCTGTGCGAACTGGACTGGGCGCGGCGGCTGCACCCCGTGTTGGCGCAACTGCACCAGATGATCCACGGTGAGGAGGGCATTGGCTATGCTGGGGCGGACGTGTTGCAGCAGTTTGGCTGTCATGTTGATGCACGCACGGGCGATCGCTATTACATCTACAAGCTGGGCGGATTCAGCGCCTACGATGCGCTCTGGCAAACGGCGACACACCCCCAGCAATCCTGGCTGCCCGCATTGCAGCGCCTCCGCAAAAAAGCCGCCCGCTTCCCCGATGTGTTTCACCTGTTTGGCTGGGAACCAGAGGCGATCGCCGCTCTCGATACGGTTGTCGAACGACTCTTGCGGGAAAAGCAGTCAGCAGGGCAACAGTCGGCCGGATCGACCCACGGCAGCCACCACTACGCCAAGCGCCCCGGCAATACGATTCCCGATTACTTGGCTCTGCTGAATTTGGGCCCTTTTACCCCGATCACGCCGGAATCCCTCAAACGCGCCTACAAGCAGGCGATGAAAACAGCACACCCCGATACTGGCGGCAGCAAAGAGCTAGCGCAGCGGGTGAATGAAGCCTACGAAGCGGTGCTGCGGCATTACTTTCCTAGTGCTTGAACCCGGTGCTTGAGGGCAGAAGACCATATCGATTTTGGATTGCTAGATGCAGACTGCGAGTTGGGATTTTGGATTTTGGATTTTGGATCGCTAGATGCGGGCTGCGAGTTGGGATTTTGGATTTTGGATTGCGGGTTGCGAGGTATTTACCCATTGCGTTTGGAGCGCCCGTTGGGAGAATTGGCCTGGCTCCGTTGGGCGAAATTGCTGACACGCTCTAGATCCCTGATAATTGGGAATAGTCTCCAGACCTAAGCCGCAATTGATCCAAGCTGAAACCCTCAATCTGTTGGAATGGCCGCGCCTGTGCCAGCATCTCGCCACCTTTGCTGCGACGAAATTGGGCGCAAGAGTCGCGCAGGATCTGCGAATTCCCGATACCCAGACCAAAAGCGAGGCGCTACTGGCGCAAACCCGCGAGGTCTATCAGCTTGAAACCACGCTGCCAGTTTCGCTTAGCTTTGAGGGCATTCAGGACATTGGCGACGCGCTGGAACGGGCTGCATTGCAAGGTATCTTGAGTGGAGACGATTTGCTGGCGATCGCCACGACGCTTTCTGGCGCACGCACCCTCCGCCGCACGATTGACCAATATCCCGACCTGACCACGCTCAATGCCCTGGTTGCAGACCTCCGCACCTATCCCGAACTAGAGCAAGAAATCCACCGCTGCATCGACGAGCGCGGCCGGGTTATGGACCGCGCCAGTGCTAAATTGGGCGGCATCCGCGAGCAGCTTAAGCAGCAGCGCGATCGCATTTATCAAATCTTGCAGGGCATTTTGCAGCGCCACGGCAACGCGGTGCAGGAAGCGCTGATTACCCAGCGGGGCGATCGCTTTGTGCTGCCCGTCAAGTCTTCCCACAAAGACATCATCCCCGGCATCGTCCACGACACCTCCACCAGCGGCGCAACGCTCTATGTAGAGCCAAACGCCATCGTCAGCCACGGCAACCAGCTCCGGCAGTTGCTGAAGCAAGAGCAGGTGGAAGAAGAAGCCGTCCGCCGCGCCCTCAGCGAACAGGTTGCAGGCGTTCACGAAGATTTAGAAAGACTGCTGGCGATCGCCACGACGCTTGACCTGGCCACCGCCCGCGCCCGCTATTCCCTCTGGCTCGGCGCAAATCCCCCTCGTTTTGTGGAATTTGGGAGTCAGGAATCTGGAGACTCCGCCAACGGCTCTGCGTCTGTGGTTGCTCCAATTACCCTCCGCCAACTTCGCCACCCGCTCCTCATCTGGCAGCATCAGCACGAGCAGGGGCCGGCCGTCGTGCCGATCGATCTGGTCATCCAGCCCCAAATCCGCGTCGTTGCCATCACCGGCCCCAACACGGGCGGCAAAACCGTGACGCTGAAAACGCTCGGACTGGCGGCGCTGATGGCAAAAGTGGGGCTATTTGTTCCCGCCCGCGAACCCGTGGAAATGCCCTGGTTTCACCAGGTTCTAGCAGATATCGGCGACGAGCAATCGCTTCAGCAAAGCCTTTCGACCTTTTCTGGACACATTCGCCGGATTGGGCGGATTCTGGCGGCGTTGCAGCAGGATAAGGCGGAGAGTGACGGTGAGACAGAGCCGTTGAGTGAGGACGAGCCGTTCCCCCATACCCCAACGCCCTCCCTCGTCCTCCTCGACGAAGTGGGCGCAGGGACTGACCCCTCGGAAGGCAGCGCCCTGGCGATCGCCCTCCTCCGCTACTTAGCCGATCACGCTGCCTTAACCGTTGCCACGACCCACTACGGCGAACTGAAGGCGCTGAAGTATCAAGACGAGCGCTTCGAGAATGCCTCGGTGGAATTTGACGATGTGACGCTATCCCCCACCTATCGGCTGCTTTGGGGCATTCCGGGACGTTCAAACGCGCTGGCGATCGCCCAGCGGCTCGGCCTCAACCCGGCAATCGTGGAGGCGGCCCGGGCGCAGATCGGCGCAGGCTCCGAGAGCGACGTCAACCGCGTGATTGCCGGACTGGAGCAGCAGCGCCGCCAGCAGGAGGAAAAGACAAAATCTGCGGATCAGTTGATTCGAGAAACGGAGCGATTGCATCAGGAGATCTTGCAACGAGCGGAGATGCTGCGGCAGCGCGAACGGGAACTGCAACAGCAGCAAGAAGAGGCCGTGCAGGCGGCGATCGCCCAGGCTAAAGCTGAAATCGCTAGGGTAATTCGCCAACTCCAGCGCGGCCCCGAAACGGCCCAAACCGCCCAGCAGGCCACCGAAGCCCTGAATGACCTCGCCGATCGCCACTTGCCCTCGCGTCAGGCTCCACCCAAACCGAAGCCTGGATTTCGTCCCAAAGTGGGCGATCGCGTCCGCATTCCCCGACTGGGACAGGTTGCCGAAGTGCTGACGAATCCCGATGACAGCGGCGAATTTACCGTCCGCTTTGGGCTGATGAAGATGACCGTTTCTCTGGCGGATGTGGAGTCGCTGCAAGGGGAAAAAGCTGAACTGCCTGCCAAGGAGCAGGGATCGGCCGCCAAGGGCCAGAGCGCAGAAAAGAAGCGACCGTCAGAGAAATCTGCGGAGGAAAAGCCGCCCGAAGCCCCCGCGATTCGCACGTCAAAGAACACCCTCGACCTGCGGGGCAGCCGGGTGGCAGATGCAGAGATTGAGCTAGAACGGGCGATCGCCAGCGCCCAGCCGGGCCCCCTGTGGATCATCCACGGCCACGGCACGGGCAAACTGCGGCAGGGCGTTCATGCTTTCCTGAAGGAGCATCCGCAGGTGTTGCGCTTTGAGGCGGCAGAGCGGGCAGACGGTGGCTCTGGCGTGACGGTTGCCTACATAGAATGAGGCTTTTGCTGCCATACCTGGCGCGATCGCCCTTTGGCTTACAGCACCTTTTCTAGCCCGTAGACCAGCGATTTTAACGCCAGCACCTTGCGAATGCAGAGCAGCACACCGGGCATATAGGACGCGCGATCGCTCGTGTCGTGGCGCAGGGTATAAAGCTGCCCTGGTGCGCCAAAGATCACTTCCTGGTGAGCAATTAAACCGGGAAGCCGGACGCTGTGGATGCGGATGCCATCTTCGGTTTGACTGCCGCGTGCGCCAGGGAGTTTCTCGGTTTCATCAACGGTCGGCGGATTAAAGGCTTTGCCAAATTCCGCTAAAAGCTGCGCCGTTTGAATCGCTGTGCCGCTGGGTGCGTCGGCTTTTTGGTTGTGGTGCAGTTCGATAATTTCCACATGGTCAAAATAGCGCGATGCCTGCACCGCCGCCTGCTGCATCAGCACCACCCCAATCGAGAAATTGGGAATCACCAGACAGCCGATGCTCGCCTTGTCAGCAAAGTCTGCCAGATCGTTAAGTTGCTCCACACTCAGCCCCGTCGTGCCAATCACCGGACGCACGCCATAGGCGATCGCCGCTCGCGCATTTTCATACACTACGTCGGGATGGGTAAAATCCACCATCACAGCGGGCTGCTTTTCCTGCGATGCCAGCGCCAGCGTGCCCTGCATGTCGTTGAGAATGGGCACCTCCAGCGGGCCGCAGCCGATGATTTCGCCCACGTCCTGCCCAATCCGTTCTGGATTGCGGGCCAACGCCCCCACCAGCGTCATGTCTTTGCTAGCGGCGATCGCCTTGATGGTTTCGCGCCCCATCTTGCCCGTTGCGCCGTTTACCACGACCGGAATCGGAGCCTGTGTCATTGGAGCCTGCGTCATAGCCAAACGGTTCTCTGCTAAACATTTGGCATTGTATAGCGGTTAGGGATTTCTCGCTGCGGTGCGCGTTGGCTCTGGGGCAGCGAATGACTGTCTTAGCGGAATCTGAATTAAGAAAGTCGTGCCCTGCCCTGTGTCGGACTGGCAAATTAGTTGCCCACGATGTTTTTCTGTGACGATTTGATGGCTAATGGCTAACCCCAATCCGGTTCCTTTACCGAGCGGCTTGGTGGTATAAAACGCCTCATAAATTTGGGCTTGCACTGCTTTGGGAATGCCGGGGCCATTGTCCGCAACGCAGATTTCAGCCTGCTTCGCGGCATTGTCCGGTTCAATCAGGCGTGTGCAGATCTTGATGACAGGTGCTTTATCTTGAAGCGTTCGCTCTAGCGTGCTTGATTGATTGGCTTTATACGTCTCACAGGCTTCTTCTAGCGCGTCGATTGCGTTGCTCAAGATGTTCATAAACACTTGATTAAGCTGTCCTGCATAGCATTCCACTTTGGGCAGATCGCCATACTCTCGCACCACCTGAATGCAGGGGCGATCGCCCTTTGGCTTGAGGCGATGCTGCAAAATCATCAGCGTGCTGTCGATGCCGTCGTGAATATTCACGGGCTTCATTTCCGCTTCGTCTACGCGAGAAAAGTTCCGCAGCGACAGCACAATCTGACGAATCCGGTCTGCGCCAATCTGCATGGAGGAAAGAGTCTTGGGCAAATCACTCTCAATAAACTCTAGATCGCTGTCGGCTAAGACCTCTGCCACAGCAGGCGCAGGCTGGGGAACCGTTTCTCGATACAGCGCCAGCAAATTGAGCAATTCCTGCGTATAGCTGCTGACGTGATTGATGTTGCCGTAGATAAAATTAACGGGATTATTGATTTCGTGAGCAATGCCCGACACAAGCTGCCCCAGATTTGAAAGCTTTTCCGCCTGGATGAGGCGAGACTGGGTACTCTGAAGTTCTCGCAGCGCCCGTTCTAGCTCTCGATTCGCCGCTTCTAGCTTGGCCGGACTGGGCAGCGCCAGCGCCTGAGGAATCAGCGGCACTAGCTCTATCGCCGTATAAATCGAAATGATAGCCGTGAACGCTTTGACCACACCCGACAGCCAGTAGCTTGGATGCCAAATCGTCCAGATATCCATCAGATGTCCTATGCCGCAAGCGATGATGAACGCTCCAAACAACACAAACATCCAGTTAAACGGAACATCTCTGCGCTTGGCGATGAAGTAAAGGAGCAAGGCGGGAATCGAGAAATAAGCCAAGGCGATCGCCGCATTGGAAACAACATGCAACCACACCAGCCAGGGTTGCCACAGGTAACAGTGCCCGTGGGGAATATAGCCCTGCGAACCGAAAAGCGTATGCAGCAGGTTGGTCATACATTTAGATGATTGGGTCAGGTGAGAGGCGAAGTTTGAAGCAATCTTTAAGAACGCTACTTGAGAATGCCCACCCCTCCCATTTGAGCTAACATCCTGTCGTTATCAGGGCAAAACATGAATTTACCCGGTCTGAGAGGGATTTCTGCTTTAGGATTGCACTGCTTTGGGATTGCACTGTTTTGGGACTGCACTGCTTTGGGATTGCATGGAGGGGGCGATCGCCATCTCAAAAGCAAGGCTACAAAACACGATCGGTTTCAGAATTACGCTCGTGACCCACAGGAACCTCATCGAAAGAGGGTCGGAGTGTGACTCACCTCCGACCCTCCAGTATCAAGCTTGTGATCTCCTAGCTCATCTCTCAAGCTCACCTGTAAATCACCTGCTGTGCGTATCCTCTACTCGCTAGTCGGCTTCTAATCGGCGACCCGGAGCAAGCCCATTTGCAGGCGATCCAGCATGATGCGGATATGACGGAGATCTTCCATGCCCAGATACAGATCCGACATCATCACCTGATGCAGCATTTGCTCGTCTTCACGGGTGATTTTGCCCGTTGCCACAATCCGGTTGGCAACATCCCCAATCCCATATTCTATGGAGAACCCTGCTTGCGTCTTCATGGAAACTCAACAAAAGTAACTACATTTAGGGTCACAAATTTACAAAGGTTTCGCCATCCCCCGATGGGATCACCCAATGGTTCCAGCGTTCAACCGCTGGACTGAATTCGGTCTGCAAGTCGCAAAAACCGAATCTGGATGTCTATCGGCGGTGTATCGTGCCATTTCGCTCCTAAATCGCTGCGGAAAATGCGGAATCAAACACCCGGTTCAGCGCTCTATGAGGGGCGATCGCCCAGTTTTCGCATCCGGTTTCGAGACCTGTTAAAGGCTTGCCAAATCAGGTATTTTGGCAAAAAGCTGCTTTTAGCTTTCCCAGAAACTTAAAGGAAATATAAAAATCTCATAAAAGTTTCATGACATTTCTGCGGACTGGAAAAAGCACTCAAAAAGCTCAGTATCCTTACACAGGAGGTTTCTGCGCTCAGTCCATCCTGTTTCTGACTTGCCGTACTCTGGCTTGCTGTACTGTGATAAGTTCGATGAATTCCTATGTCCAATGTCATCGGATTGCTGCCTGCTGGCGGACAGGCGACCCGGCTTTCGCCCCTGCCGCTGAGTAAAGAGCTTTACCCTTTGGGCTTTCGCACAAGTACCGATGGGCGCACTGTTCCCAAAGTCGTCAGCCACTATCTGCTGGAGAAAATGCAGCGGGCGGGGATTGCCAAAGCCTTTTTTATTTTGCGGCCAGGCAAGTGGGATATTCCCGCCTACTATGGCGACGGCGCACTGGTGCAGATGCGTCTGGGCTATCTGACGGTGCAGGTGCCCTACGGCGTGCCCTACACGCTGGATCAGGCTTACCCGTTTTTGCAGGGGGCAACCGTGGCGATTGGGTTTCCCGACATCCTGTTTCAGCCGGAAAACGCCTACGCCGCATTGCTAGAACGACTGGCGCGAGGGGGCGCGGATGTGGTGCTGGGGCTATTTCCGACCAAAAACTTTCGCAAAGCGGGCATGGTGCAGTTTGATGAAATCGGGTATGTGCAGCAAATTGTTGAAAAACCGCAGCAGACGGACTTGACCTATATGTGGGCGATCGCCGTTTGGTCGCCGCGCTTCACCGAGTTTCTGCACGAGTTCGTCAGCGGCAAAATCCCAGATAAGGAAGTGCCGATTGGCGACGTGATCCAGGCTGGAATCAACGCGGGGTTGCGAGTGGAAGCAGAAGCCTTTCCCGACGGTTCCTATCTGGATGTCGGCACGCCAGACGACTTGGCACGGGCAATTCGGCAACTTACGCCGCCGGAGGGATAATGCTGAAGATTGAAGATGGAAGATTGAAGACTGAAGACTAAGGAGCATTGGGGTCAATGCCGAGCGATCGCAGGCGCTCTGCCAGTTTTTCGTCCCGTTCGCGTTTGGCTTCGGCTTGCTGCTGCACTTGCTGGAGTTGCTCTTGCGTGTGGGCGATCGCCCCACATGCCGTCCCCCCGTGACGCTGCTCCCACAATCCTTGTATCCTGTGAAATGCCACAGCAAGTAAAAATACGGCGGGGAAAAACGGTGCTGGATATCAAGCAAATTCGGGAGCATCCGGAGCAGGTGCAGGCAAAGCTGGATCTGCGAGGCGGCGGGTATGACCTGAAGCCAATTTTGGCGCTAGACCAGCAGCAGCGTGAGCTAGAAGTGGGGCGATCGCAGCTTCAGGCCCGCAGCAACGAAATCGGCAAACTGGTGGGGCAAAAGATGAAATCGGGAGCCAAGCCCGACGATGCCGAAGTGCTGGCGCTAAAGGAAGAGGGCAACCAGATTAAGGCGCAACTGAGCGATCTGGAGCCGAAAGAGAAGGAGATCAAAGAACAACTGCAAGCGCTCTTGCTCACGTTTCCCAACTTGCCCAGCGACGAAACGCCTGTCGGCAAAAGCGAAGACGAAAACGTGGAAATTCGCCGCTGGGGCGATGAATACATTCCCACCAATCCTAATATCCTGCCCCACTATGAAATTGGCGAAAAGCTGGGTATTTTGAACTTTGAGCGATCGGTGAAAATTGCCCAGAGCCGTTTTGTGACACTGCTGGGGGCAGGCGCGGCCCTAGAACGGGCGCTGATCCAGTTCATGCTCGATCGCCACACGCAGGCCGGCTTTGTAGAGGTGTTGCCGCCGATTTTGATTAACACAGCCTCGCTGACGGCATCGGGGCAGTTGCCGAAGTTTGCGGATGAAAGCTTTAAGTGCGATCGCGACGATCTCTGGCTCACCCCCACCGCCGAAGTGCCCATCACCAGCCTCTACCGGGATGAAATCCTAGAAGCCGATGCCCTGCCGATCTACCACTGCGCCTACACGCCCTGCTTCCGGCGCGAGGCCGGTAGCTATGGGCGAGATACACGGGGTCTAATCCGCCTGCACCAGTTCAACAAGGTGGAAATGTTCAAGTTCGTGCATCCAGACACCTCGATGGACGAACTGGAGAGCCTCACCCAGGCGGCCGAGGGGGTGCTGCAAGCGCTGAAGCTGCCCTATCGTGTGATTGCCCTCTGCACAGGCGATCTCGGCTTTGCCTCGGTAAAAACCTACGACCTGGAAGTGTGGCTGCCCAGCCAGGGCAAATATCGGGAAATCTCAAGCTGCTCCAACTGCACCGATTTTCAGGCTCGTCGTGCTAGCCTCCGGTTCAAAGAAGCCGGTAAGAAGGGAACCCAGTTTCTCCACACGCTGAACGGCTCTGGACTTGCCGTGGGGCGCACCATGGCCGCCATTCTGGAAAACTATCAGCAGCCGGATGGAACCGTTGCCGTTCCCGAAGCGCTGCAACCCTATCTGGGACGCGACGTGCTATGACGCAAATCAGCTACAGCGTTTTTGAAGCTAGTGAGGCACACGGATGGTCAATAAGCCCTTGCCTCGTGAGGGCAGCATGTGCCTCACCCCGCAAGAAAATGCTGTATAACGCAAATCATAGGCCTACATCAGCCCTGATCTCTGGCTTTTAGCAATCAGTGCTGGAGACTCGGTGCGGGAGATTTTTCGGGCTTGAATTTCAGATTTGCAGCCAATTTGTGGCTAGATTCTGGCTAAATTCTCCTGATGGGCGGGCGATCGCCTGCAAGTAGAAAAAGGTACTGTGCAGGATGATTGAGCCATGAGTGAGTTGCTGTTGCTGGCGGCGGGGCTACTGAGTCGAGCAAATGCGGGATCGCTGCCCACTGCAAATCTGCTGCCCGTGCTGCCGCCGCCTGCCGATGCGGCAGGAGTGTCCGGCGCAAAAGCCGCTGTTGTTCCCGTGCAGGCTGCGACAGATCAGGTCGTGCAGCCAGAATTTAGCCAGTCTTCGCAGCAGGCCTCGGCGGAAAACCTGCGGACTGCTGAAACGGGGGGAGCCTGGACGGGCAGGCGGCGATCGCTCCAGCGGACAGCCTTGGCGCAAACGGCTGCGGCACAGCCTGTTACGGCACAGCCTTCTACCCCAGCGCACAGTTTCAACACGCTGCAAACCGCTGCTGCTCAGAACGCTGCTGCCCAGCGCGATGGATCTCAAGCTCGCCCATCCCAAGCCAGCGCCGTTCGGAGCATCACAGCAGGGCGATCGCCCGTACAGGTTGCTGCTGCATCATCCCCAGCGCCCGTGCCAACGCTGACAGATATTCCGCCCGCCCGCCGCATCCGTCCCCAGAGCGGGGCCCAGCAGTATCAGCAGCGGTGGGCCGCACTGCGGCAGGGGCAAACGTATACCCGCATCGCTACCGATAGCTTCGCAGAGCAGTGGATCAACGCGACCGAACAGCCAACCTATGAACAGTGGGTGACTCTGCTGGGCTACGAAGCGCGGGCGATGGCCGCCGGCCAGGGCAACAACCGACTGTCGGTGCTGGTGGGCGATTCCATTAGCCAGTGGTTTCCCGTAGAGCAACTCAGCCGCGATCGCTTCTGGCTGAATCAGGGCATTTCGGGCGACACCACGGCGGGCGTGCTGCGTCGGCTGTCGCTGTTTCAAGACACGCGCCCAGCGGATATTCATGTGATGGTTGGCATCAACGACCTGCGGCGCGGCGCATCCAATGCCGAGGTGTTGAATAACCTCAGTCAGATCATGCAAGACCTGCGCCAGACGCACCCCCAGGCTCGCATTTGGATTTATTCCATCTTGCCGACGCGGCTGCCTGCCTTGCCACCGGAGCGGATTTTTGCGCTAAACCAAAACTTGGAGGCGATCGCCCGCCAGCAACAGGTCGCCTATGTCGATCTCCAGCGCTTCTTTGCCGAGGAGCCTTCGGGCATTTTGCGTCGCGACCTCACCACTGACGGCATTCACCTCAGCCGCACGGGCTATGCGCTCTGGCAGTGGGCGATTGGCTATTTGATTTGAGGCATGAGCGTCTGTCGCCGCACAACTGCTGCAAAACGTCGAGGTTAGCCGTCAGCGCTCCGATTCTGTCAGCTTTTAGGTTAAGTGGGCAATCGCCCAGGGATGTCCATGCTGAGGGAAACAGGGGCGATCGCCCTCAGCGAGTAAGTTAGTGATCTAGGGAGTGTCATCAATTAGATAAGCTGTAATCAGCAGTGATTCAGCTATCTGACGATTATGACAACCCGACGCTACGCCCTGCGCGATGACCAATGGGAACGGCTCCAAGTTTGCTCCCTGGACGAGGGCGGGAGTCACAGCAAAGGTCTGTTTGTCGAGGCAGTGCTATATCGATATCGAGCCGGCATTCCCTGGCGAGACTTGCCAGAGCGGTTTGGTCATTTTCGCAAGGTTCACACCGCTTTCGGCGCTGGGCAAAGACGGGCGTATGGCAACGGGTGTTTCAGGTGCTGTCTGAAGATGCAGACAACGAATACGCCATGATCGACACCACGATTGTGCGTGCTCATCAGCATAGTGCTGGGGCAAAGGGGGGGATGCCAATGCCCAAGCCATTGGTCGTAGTAAAGGGGGATTGAGCACCAAGATTCATGCGACTGTCGATGCACTGGGCAATCCGACAGGCTTTCACCTCACACCGGGCAGACCTGTGACCTTGATGGGGCTGATGTGCTGCTAGAGAATATTCAAGCTGATACAGTCCTAAGGTGCAGACCAACGGGTGATTGAGCGACTCCAACAACAGGGAAGACGCTGTGATTCCGCCCAAGCGAAACCGCAAGACACCGCGTGATTACGACAAGGAGCTATACAAAGCGCGGCATCTGATTGAGAACTTCTTTGCCAAACTCAAGCAGTATCGAGCGATTGCGACCGCTATGACAAGTTAGCCGAGACGTTTCTGAGTGCAATTTACATGGCGGCTGCCCTTATTTGGCTTAATTGATGACACGCCCTAGGACTTTATCTTAGCTCGTCCAGCGGACAAAAGCTGATCGTAATACGCTTCTAGCGTTGGGTTATCGCCTCGCAGCCCGTTAATGATTTTTTCTGTCCAGTCTAGATATTCCAGTCGTCGTTCCGGTGTCCAATGGGTTGGCGGTGTTTCGGTGACAGAGCGGACGTTGGAGATTTTGTCGGCAATCTTGACCTGCTTGGCCCGCTCGGAAAGGTGCGGCGCGTGTTCAATCTGGCGCTGTTTGCGTTCCGGCTTGGGCAGTTGTCGGTCATCGGTCACTTCTTCCACAACCTGCCGCACTTCTACGCCAAAGGCTGCGTCCAGTTCTGCTGGCGTGGTTTCGGTATCTTCCAGCGTGTCGTGCAGGATTGCTGCTTGCAGGGTAATCACGTCGCTCACGCCGCCAACCCGCGCCAAAATTTCTGCCACTTCGATCGGGTGGTTGATGTAGGGCGAAGCGTCCACATCTTTGCGGCGCTGATCGCGGTGTTTATTTGCCGCAAAGTGGATCGCTGAGAGCAACGCGGCCGCTGGGTTTTGTTCTTTCATCTGCAAGCTTCCTTGGTTGCAATCAGTCATAGTCAATCAGTCAATATAGAACACTCTTCCTTCCATAGAATGCCCAGCTTTTTGGGTCAGGCTGCATGGGCATCAGGGCGATCGCCCAACGGCTCAACTCAGCGAAACCAGGCATCCTGCATGACTTGTTACTTGGCAACGCCGCGCAACCTCTGTCCCTCGTCACACCATTGCTCGATTCACCAAACTCATCACCTTGCTGGGGCAACCGGGCAGCGGCATCAGTTTACTCCAGGCTACCGCCTCTACCACGTCGAGGGTGTGGAGTCGCAGAATGTGGAACTGGACGTGCGATCGCCCGCCAATCACAATCAGCGTCAAAATGTCTGGGTCGTCGTTGGCAAAGCGGTCGAGATAAAGCGGTGTTGAAAGGCGAGGCAGTCGGGGCGCTGGGGAATTGGGCGCTGGAGAATCCGAAGATTGCGAAGCTGGTTCGTGCGAAAAAGTCATGGCAGCGTAAGCCTCCCTTGGAAGTAGGTAATTGAGCAGTACGGAAAAACCGCTAATTCCCAGCATCAAAGCCACCCCAGCCCGTTTTGCCTTAAAAAAATGGCAACGCAAAGCTGAGGTGGCTAGCGGAGTGATACACCGCCTATCTAGCCCACCAGACTGCGCTTCCAGTTTGGGGGTCAGTTCCCTGAGGTGCGCTAACATCTTCAGGGAACGCTTGAGAAATGGAAATTTTTAGTTGTGAGAGACGAACATACTGTAAGTTGGCAGATTACGCAAGCAAATCTTTCAGTCGGTATTATTTCCTCACTGGA contains:
- a CDS encoding HD domain-containing protein; this translates as MKEQNPAAALLSAIHFAANKHRDQRRKDVDASPYINHPIEVAEILARVGGVSDVITLQAAILHDTLEDTETTPAELDAAFGVEVRQVVEEVTDDRQLPKPERKQRQIEHAPHLSERAKQVKIADKISNVRSVTETPPTHWTPERRLEYLDWTEKIINGLRGDNPTLEAYYDQLLSAGRAKIKS